Proteins from a single region of Desulfobacter postgatei 2ac9:
- a CDS encoding YhbY family RNA-binding protein: MTQLTGAQRKYLRGLAHSLNPSAFVGAKGLTTALIQEMDNALNASELIKIKFIDHKEKDVKSALMEEISARLKCHLAGTIGHVAVLYRCHPDPEKRKITLA, translated from the coding sequence GTGACACAACTTACCGGCGCTCAGCGCAAATATCTAAGGGGCCTTGCCCATAGTTTAAATCCTTCAGCCTTTGTGGGGGCAAAGGGCCTGACAACAGCCCTGATCCAGGAGATGGACAACGCCCTGAACGCATCCGAACTGATTAAGATAAAATTTATTGATCACAAGGAAAAGGATGTAAAATCTGCTCTTATGGAAGAGATTTCAGCGCGGCTTAAATGCCATCTTGCCGGAACCATCGGCCATGTGGCTGTTCTTTACCGCTGTCATCCAGACCCGGAAAAGCGAAAAATCACTTTGGCTTGA
- a CDS encoding MBL fold metallo-hydrolase, translating to MMQETSFIVIRGNSMRLDGGTMFGNAPKALWQKWVRADERGMIDIASNCLLVKTGNYNLLFETGCGAYLSPDMKARFAVQEETHILLKALSEQGLSDSDISHVVLSHLHFDHAGGLLSAWEPDREPALLFPNALFVVGEEHFRRSKSPHPRDRASFIPGLAEKLQATGRLVLKQGGDRLTVGALTIEFFQSQGHTPGMLVSLIQARGGTVIYTGDLIPGLPWVNLPITMGYDRFAEKLVDEKKQILDRAVAEDALLVFPHDPVHVAARVERDPVKKRVMPAKVFETLTMTL from the coding sequence ATGATGCAGGAAACGTCATTTATTGTTATTCGGGGCAACAGTATGCGGCTGGACGGCGGCACCATGTTCGGCAACGCCCCTAAAGCCCTGTGGCAGAAATGGGTCCGGGCAGATGAACGGGGCATGATTGATATCGCTTCAAACTGTCTGCTGGTCAAAACCGGAAATTATAATTTATTGTTTGAGACAGGATGCGGCGCATATCTCTCTCCTGACATGAAGGCGCGTTTTGCCGTCCAAGAAGAGACGCATATCTTGCTCAAAGCCCTGTCAGAACAGGGTTTAAGTGATTCAGACATCAGTCATGTTGTTCTGTCTCATCTTCATTTTGACCATGCCGGCGGACTTTTAAGCGCCTGGGAACCGGATCGGGAACCGGCCCTGCTTTTCCCCAATGCCCTTTTCGTGGTGGGAGAGGAGCATTTCAGGCGCTCAAAATCCCCACATCCCCGTGACCGGGCCTCATTTATTCCGGGTCTTGCTGAAAAGTTGCAGGCCACAGGGCGTCTCGTGTTAAAGCAGGGTGGGGACCGCCTGACTGTGGGCGCCCTGACCATTGAATTTTTCCAGAGCCAGGGACACACCCCGGGGATGCTGGTCTCCCTGATTCAGGCCCGGGGCGGTACCGTTATTTACACAGGCGATCTTATCCCGGGACTGCCCTGGGTGAACCTGCCCATCACCATGGGGTATGACCGGTTTGCCGAAAAGCTGGTGGACGAGAAAAAACAGATACTGGACCGTGCCGTTGCCGAAGATGCCCTGCTGGTCTTTCCCCATGATCCGGTCCATGTGGCTGCCCGGGTTGAACGCGATCCCGTGAAAAAAAGGGTGATGCCGGCAAAGGTCTTTGAAACTTTAACTATGACGCTTTAA
- the ychF gene encoding redox-regulated ATPase YchF, protein MKVGIIGLPQTGKKTLFQILTGNEITDPAKAFKPVPGTADILDSRFDRLVEMYAPKKEVRARLDLVLLPKMEAETISKGDIFKDISDMDAVCHVVRAFEDEAVYHAEGSVDALRDFDMVNSELVMHDQIFVEKRIERLSAMVKKIKDEDQKKELVLMEKMLAHLEQELPLRLLELSEDEEKLIRSYPFITLKKLVVAVNVAEHDLGNTGILEVFKGSCDALAIEAMLVSAKVEAEIAMLDSAEEKQAFLEDLGITSTALESLTALCLKSLDLISFFTVGKDEVRQWLVRKASKAPTAAGVIHSDLERGFIRAEVFKYDELMELGSEAELKKNGKFYVEGKDYVVQDGDILNIRFSV, encoded by the coding sequence ATGAAGGTAGGCATTATCGGACTTCCCCAGACAGGGAAGAAAACATTGTTTCAGATTTTGACCGGCAACGAGATTACGGATCCGGCCAAGGCATTTAAGCCGGTCCCGGGCACCGCCGACATTCTGGATTCCAGGTTTGACCGCTTGGTGGAGATGTATGCCCCCAAAAAGGAGGTCAGGGCGCGTCTTGACCTGGTACTTTTGCCTAAAATGGAGGCTGAAACCATTTCCAAAGGAGATATTTTTAAAGATATATCCGACATGGATGCGGTTTGCCATGTGGTCCGGGCTTTTGAAGATGAGGCTGTTTATCATGCCGAAGGCAGTGTGGATGCCCTGCGCGATTTTGACATGGTCAATTCCGAGCTTGTGATGCACGACCAGATTTTTGTGGAAAAGCGCATTGAGCGGCTCTCTGCCATGGTCAAGAAAATTAAGGATGAAGACCAGAAAAAAGAACTGGTCCTTATGGAGAAGATGCTGGCCCATCTGGAACAGGAACTGCCGCTTCGCCTGCTTGAGTTATCCGAGGATGAGGAGAAACTGATTCGCTCCTACCCCTTCATCACGTTGAAAAAATTGGTGGTTGCGGTCAATGTGGCCGAACATGACCTTGGCAATACAGGTATTCTGGAGGTCTTTAAAGGCAGTTGCGATGCCCTTGCCATAGAGGCGATGCTGGTATCGGCCAAGGTGGAGGCGGAAATCGCCATGCTGGACAGTGCCGAGGAAAAACAGGCGTTCCTTGAGGACTTGGGTATTACCTCCACAGCCCTGGAGTCTTTGACTGCGCTTTGCCTGAAGTCCCTGGATCTGATCTCGTTTTTTACCGTGGGCAAAGACGAGGTTCGGCAGTGGCTGGTGAGAAAGGCGTCTAAGGCCCCCACAGCCGCCGGTGTCATCCATTCAGACCTTGAGCGCGGTTTTATCCGGGCCGAGGTGTTCAAGTACGATGAACTCATGGAACTTGGTTCCGAAGCGGAATTGAAAAAGAACGGCAAGTTCTATGTGGAGGGCAAAGATTACGTGGTCCAGGACGGAGATATCTTAAATATCCGCTTTTCTGTGTGA
- a CDS encoding MogA/MoaB family molybdenum cofactor biosynthesis protein, which produces MSTHAHRTSLPRHLKIAILSISSTRTFENDKSGLWIKKQAKKEGHDVVIHQVIPDDINAITEALEHIIGRIVPHAVIMTGGTGISPKDVTIEAVRPLFDKELTAFGPVFAQLSFEQIDSAAILSRATAGFIKGTAVFCMPGSLNACKLACSNLIFPELGHLIKHAKE; this is translated from the coding sequence ATGAGTACCCACGCCCATCGGACATCGTTGCCCAGGCATCTCAAAATTGCCATATTGTCCATCTCCTCCACCAGAACTTTTGAAAATGACAAAAGCGGTTTATGGATAAAAAAACAGGCAAAAAAAGAGGGGCATGACGTGGTGATTCACCAGGTGATCCCCGACGATATAAATGCCATCACAGAAGCGCTTGAGCATATTATCGGGCGCATAGTCCCCCATGCCGTCATCATGACCGGCGGTACCGGCATCAGTCCCAAAGATGTCACCATAGAAGCGGTTCGGCCCCTGTTTGACAAGGAACTGACAGCCTTTGGGCCGGTATTTGCCCAGCTCAGTTTTGAACAGATTGACTCTGCCGCCATTTTGTCCCGGGCCACCGCAGGCTTTATAAAAGGCACTGCGGTATTCTGCATGCCCGGCAGTCTGAACGCCTGCAAACTGGCCTGCAGCAATCTGATTTTCCCGGAACTTGGACATTTGATTAAACATGCAAAGGAATAG
- the pyrR gene encoding bifunctional pyr operon transcriptional regulator/uracil phosphoribosyltransferase PyrR gives MTKKKSILNDQDYKRIITRIAYEIIEKHKGVKNLALVGIQTRGDFLAKRLADQIAAIEGTTPPVGSMDINMYRDDWTKISHQPTVRPSNIPFSVDDKEIILVDDVLFTGRTIRAAMEALMDFGRPARIELAILVDRGHRELPIQADYQGIFANTEPEDMIHVHVLEQDNEDCVYRELKDS, from the coding sequence ATGACAAAAAAAAAGAGCATTCTTAATGATCAGGATTACAAACGGATCATCACCCGCATTGCCTACGAAATTATTGAAAAACATAAAGGGGTAAAAAACCTGGCCCTGGTGGGGATCCAGACCCGGGGAGATTTTCTTGCAAAACGCCTGGCCGATCAAATCGCAGCCATTGAAGGTACAACACCGCCTGTGGGGTCCATGGACATCAACATGTACCGGGACGACTGGACAAAAATCAGTCACCAGCCCACGGTAAGGCCCTCGAACATCCCCTTTTCCGTGGATGACAAAGAGATTATTCTGGTGGATGACGTGCTTTTCACAGGAAGAACCATCCGGGCTGCCATGGAGGCTTTGATGGATTTTGGCAGACCCGCCCGCATTGAGCTTGCCATCCTGGTGGACCGAGGTCACAGGGAATTACCCATCCAGGCGGATTATCAGGGTATTTTTGCGAATACAGAACCCGAAGATATGATCCATGTCCATGTCCTTGAACAAGACAATGAAGATTGCGTTTACAGGGAACTAAAAGACTCATGA
- the mobA gene encoding molybdenum cofactor guanylyltransferase has product MEKIDCTGVILAGGRNSRFPGINKSFHKVGTHTMLARIHTLFSMMFKEVILVVNEPALFLDVDALIVTDIDPSQCALAGLHAGLFHAGFDWSYVTACDVPFVSEKIIRYLLTQRSPGKQIIIPRTWEGLEPLSALYHKSCMPRIETNLKKKVFMIKKFFKPERVRQIPPQTLESLDPDLRFKFNVNTPADLETARGMAQHSDPGYGRG; this is encoded by the coding sequence TTGGAAAAAATAGACTGCACGGGCGTGATCCTGGCCGGCGGCCGCAACAGCCGGTTTCCCGGCATAAACAAATCATTTCACAAGGTTGGGACACATACCATGCTGGCCCGGATTCATACCCTGTTTTCCATGATGTTTAAGGAAGTGATTCTGGTGGTTAATGAGCCGGCCCTTTTTTTAGATGTCGACGCCCTGATTGTAACGGATATTGACCCCTCCCAATGCGCTTTGGCAGGGCTTCATGCCGGCCTGTTTCATGCCGGCTTTGACTGGAGCTATGTAACGGCCTGTGACGTTCCCTTTGTCAGCGAGAAGATCATCCGGTACCTTCTGACGCAAAGAAGTCCCGGAAAACAGATTATCATACCCAGAACCTGGGAGGGGCTTGAACCCTTGTCCGCTTTGTATCATAAATCCTGTATGCCGAGAATTGAGACCAATCTTAAAAAAAAGGTGTTTATGATCAAAAAATTTTTTAAGCCTGAACGGGTCCGGCAGATTCCGCCCCAAACGCTTGAATCCCTGGACCCGGATTTGCGTTTTAAGTTTAATGTGAACACGCCTGCCGACCTTGAAACAGCCAGGGGGATGGCCCAGCATTCAGACCCGGGGTATGGACGGGGGTAA
- a CDS encoding molybdenum cofactor biosynthesis protein MoaE — protein sequence MDLPAMINQMRNHPDFSKAGMVLYHNGVVRDSSRDGRPVTGLTLTVDRKKLDRIINETRAMPGIVEVLVHINSDMPLMVGDDVMFLAVAGDIREHVIDALTLALNRIKTEATAKTQVFA from the coding sequence GTGGATTTACCTGCAATGATAAACCAGATGAGAAATCACCCGGATTTTTCCAAAGCCGGGATGGTGCTTTACCATAACGGGGTGGTCCGGGACAGCTCCCGGGACGGTCGGCCTGTCACGGGTCTGACTTTAACGGTAGACCGGAAAAAATTGGATCGGATTATAAACGAGACCCGGGCCATGCCCGGTATTGTGGAGGTGCTGGTGCATATCAATTCGGATATGCCGCTGATGGTGGGCGATGACGTAATGTTTCTGGCCGTGGCAGGCGATATCCGGGAACATGTGATTGACGCCCTAACCTTGGCCCTGAACCGCATAAAAACAGAAGCCACGGCCAAAACCCAAGTGTTTGCCTGA